The genomic DNA TGGGGCTTCGGGACAGGTGGTGGAGCAGGCGGTCGGCTTGCCATGGGGCGTACCGGTCCGCCGCCGCGGCGGCCAATTCGCCCGCCGCGTTCGCCTGTCCCCAGGCTGCGGCGTCCTGTTCCGTGACCGGGTGGCCCGCGGCGCGGGCCACCCGGGCGCGTTCAGCGGCCGGTCCGATGGGGCGGAAAACGGTCTGGAACGTGGCCTCGAATGCGTCCAGCACGGCCTCCCGGGCGTACTCCGCCGCCTGCACGATTCCGGCGGCACTCACGTACGCGGCCCGGTAAGCCTCGAAGGCGGAGTCGTCGACGGCGGCCGGAGCCGCGGCTCTCATGCCCGCGGCCCGGACGGCCGGGGGTGCCGACCCTTCGTCAAGAAACGCCGGCTGACAGCATGCCGGTCATCAGCAAAGTCCGGGCTTCCTGACGCGTCGTGGTGTGGGCGAAGCCCGCCCGGGTGAGCAGGTCGGTCCAGACGCAGGGCTGAAGCACCCAGCGGTGCATCGTCGTTGCCTCGCCCGCCGGTGTTCTCGCCGGGATATCGGCGCGTACGACATCCGCCTGCGCGGCGGCGCCGTTCGCGTAGCGGGCGAGGGTGGAGAACACGAGCCGGCCGCCGGGGCGCAGGGCGGTGGCCGCTGCCGGGAGCAGGGCGCGGGGGTCGGTGAAGTCGACGGCGCCGAAGACGCTGTAGAGCACGTCGTACGTGTCCGGTGTCCTGCGCAGGTGTGTGGCCGCATCGGCGTGGACGAGCCGGAGCCGGGGGGCAAGGTACGCGTACAGGCTGGAGGCCAGGGCGTGTTGGGCCGGGGAGGCGTCGATCGCGTCCACCCGGGCGGGGCGATGACGCGACGCCAGGTACGCGGCCTGCCGCGCCGGCCCGGCCCCCAGATCGCCCGCCCGCAGGCCGGTGACCTCCCCCAGGATCTCCGCGCCCGGCCCGCCGTCCCCGGACCACGTCCAGCGGAAGGTGTCCGGGACCGCGCGGTCCCGTTCCGCGCGGACGCGGCCGTAGTGGTGCCAGAGGTCGGGTGTCGTCTCCACCCACCCCATCATGGCGCGCACGGGGTCCGCCCGCCGGGGGTTACCCCCCTGCGGCGTACGGGAGTTGGCCCGATGGCCGCAGGTCACGCCCCCGCCGTAGCTTCAGGTCCCCGGGCCGCCACCCGGCACCCGAGGCACCCCCCGAGGAGCACGATGCGCAGACCCTCCCTCACCTCCCTCGCCCTGCTCGCCGCCACCACCCTCACCGCCACCCTGTCCGCCGCCGCACCCGCCTCCGCCGCAACCACCCCCTCGACCGGCGGCGGCCAGACCATCGACTGGGGCCCCTGCTCCGCCCAGCAGCACCCCGACCTGGTGAAAGCCGGAGCCGAGTGCGGGCAGCTCACCGTGCCCCTCGACTACGCCGCCCCCCGGGGCCGCACCATCGACATCGCCGTCTCGCGCATCCGCGCCACCGCCGAGCCCTCCCAGCGCCGCGGCATCCTCCTCGCCAACCCCGGCGGACCCGGCGGGCCCGGACTCGACTACCCCCTCGCCCTCAGCCCCGTACTGGGCGAGGTCGCCGACCGCTACGACCTCATCGGCTTCGACCCCCGCTTCCTCGGCGACAGCACCCCCCTCGCCTGTACGCCCCCCGCCGGGCCGCCCGCCCCGGCCGCCGGCAACCACCGGCAGCTCTTCGACGCCACGGTCGCGTCCGCCCGCGACATGGGGCAGCGCTGCGGCCGGCCCCCGGGCAACACCGCGCTGCTGCCCCACGCCACCAGCCGCAACGTCGCCCGCGACATGGACGCCATCCGCGCCGCCCTCCGCGAGCCCGCGCTGTCCTACTTCGGCGTCTCCTACGGCGCCGACCTCGGCGCCGTCTACACCCAGCTCTTCCCCCGCCGCGCCGACCGCATCGTCCTGGACAGCGGCACCGACCCCTCGCTCACGCAGTACGAGCTCTTCCAGGTCACCGGCCCCGCCGCCGAAGCGGGCCTCGACGAGTGGGCGGCGTGGACGGCCGCGCGCCACGACACGTACCGCCTGGGCCGCACTGCCCCGCGCGTCCGCGCCACCGTGGAAAGGCTGGTCACGCGGGCGGAGCGGCAGCCGATCAGCGTCGGCGGCCACGTCGCGGACGCCGGCCGGCTGCGGCTGATCATGCACCAGTTGGTGCAGTACGAGGAGAGCGACCCGGAGCTGGCGCGCATCGTACGCAACCTCCGCGACGCCCTCGACGGGCACCCGGTCGAGCCCGACCCGGTACTCGCGCAGTGGCTGACGCTGCTCAACTCACCCGACGCAGACGCGCTGTTCGCCGTCCCGTCGTTCACCATGTGCGCGGACGGCGGCTGGCCCGCGGGCGGCTGGCCCGCCGGCACGAACGCCTACTGGCGCGCCACCCAGAAGAGCCGCGCAACCGAGCCGGTCTTCGGCCCCAAGGCCAACGCCGTCTCCGCCTGCACCTACTGGCCGGTCGAACCCGGCGACACCGGCACCGTCATCGACAACGACGTACCCGTCCTCGTCCTCCACGCCACCCGCGACAACAACACCCCGTACGCGGGCGGCGTCGCCCTCCACCGCGCACTCGGCGGCTCCCGCCTCCTGACCGCCGACATCCGCAGCCACGGCGTCTACGCCAACTCCGTCAGCGGCAACGAGCCCATCACCTGCGCCGACAACGCCGTCAACGCCTACCTCGCCGGCGGCCCCCTCCCGGCGACCGGCCGCACCTGCACGCCCCGACCGCCCCGGCCGGCCACCGCCTCAGCGCGCGGTGGCCGTCCGCAGCCCGAACCCGACCGGCACCGGCTGATGCCACTGCACCCCGCGAGCCCAGACCGCACCGGCGGGTTCACGGGACAGCCGCCCAGGACCTCCCCGTACGCCGCTCACGCCTCCGCGGGCCGGGCGTCCTCGGGACCGCCGTCCGCAGCCGGGCCGTCCGCCGCCGCGTCCGCCGGCTCCGTCTCCTCCGCCAGCTTCACCACCGCCACCGCCGCGACCACCACCCCCGCGACCGTGACCAACTTCTCCAACGCGCTGCCGAATCCGAAAAGCATGCGAACCTCCCCCTCACCGGCCACCAGCCTAGCGCCGACCAGTGACAGAGGTCACTTGCCCGCGGCCAGCTCCGCCAGCACCCCGTCCGTGAACGGCGGCCACGCCTCCGTCGCCCAGTCCCCGAAGCCCTTGTCCGCCAGCGCCACGCAGGCCGCCCCGTGCCCCGCCGCCGTCGGCGCCTCCGGGTCGACCCACAGGAACGTGCCGGACTGGCCGAAGTGCCCGTACGTCCCCGGGGAGGACGACGCCCCCGTCCAGTGCGGCGACTTCCCGTTGCGGATCTCGAAGCCCAGACCCCAGTCGTTCGGGTTCATGTGGCCGTAGCCCGGCAGCACGCCCTTCAGACCGGGGAAGCAGACCGACGTCGCCTCCGCGTGCGTCTCGTCCGAGACCAGCCGCGGCACCAGCAGCTCGCCCGCGAACCTGGCCAGGTCCGCGACCGTCGAGGTGGCGTCCTTCGCCGGAGAGCCGTCCAGCGTCGTCGCCGTCATGCCCAGCGGCACGAACACCGCGTCCCGGACGTACTCCGCCAGCGGTATGTCCGTCGCCTTCGCGAGGTGGTCGCCCAGGACCTCGAAGCCGGCGTTCGAGTACAGCCTGCGGGTGCCGGGCGCCGCCATCACGCGGTGCTCGTCGAAACCGAGCCCGGACGTGTGCGCCAGCAGGTGGCGTACGGTCGAGCCCTCGGGCCCCGCCGGCTCGTCCAGCTCGATCGCGCCCTCCTCGACGGCCACCAGCACCGCGTACGCCACCAGGGGCTTCGTCACCGACGCCAGGTAGAAGCGGTGGTCCGCCGGGCCGTGGGCCCCGGCGATCGAGCCGTCGGCGCGTACCGCCGCGGCCGCCGCGGTACCGACGGGCCACGACTCGATCACAAGCAGGCTGTCCATGCGCCGAGCCTAACCCGCGCATATCGTGTTGCTTGGAGTGCACTCCAAGTCAGTAGCGTCGACGCGTCGAGAGTGGGGAGCCTGCAATGAGCCTGACCACAGCGGCCCGGGTACGCCCCGAGGGCCAGGAGCACTTCTCCATCAGCGAGGTCGTCTCCTTCACGGGGCTGAGCGCGCACACCCTGCGCTGGTACGAGCGCATCGGGCTGCTCAACGACGTCCACCGCTCGCACACCGGGCAGCGCCTCTACACCAACGACGACCTCGACTGGCTCGACTTCGTCCGCAAGCTGCGGCTCACCGGGATGCCGGTCGCCGACATGGTGCGCTACGCCGAGCTCGTCCGGGCCGGCGACCAGACGATGACCGAGCGCACCCAGCTCTTCCGCGAGCACCGCGAGGTGGTCAAACAGCAGATCGCGGATCTGCAGACGACGCTCGCCGTCCTCGACTTCAAGATCGAATTCTACGAGGGAGTAGCCTCCGGATGCACTCCATGAACACCCCCGTCGCCACCGTCCCCCTCGGCACCGACGGGCCCCGGGTCGGGGTCCAGGGCCTCGGCTGCATGGGCATGAGCTTCGCGTACGGGCCCACCGACGCGGACGCCGCCCGAGCCACCCTCGACCGCGCCCTCGAACTCGGCATCACCCTGTACGACACCGCCGACATGTACGCCGACGGCGAGAACGAGAAGTTCATCGCCCCCTTCATCCGCGCCAACCGGGACGCCGTCACCCTGGCCTCCAAGTTCTCGCTCTCCACCGACCCCGAGGATCCGCAGAAGCGCGTGATCCGCAACGACCGGCCCTATCTGCGCTCCTGCATCGAGGGCAGCCTGCGCCGGCTCGGCGTGGAGACCATCGACCTGTACTACATGCACCGCCGCGACCTGCGCGTCCCGATCGAGGACACGGTCGGCTTCATGGCCGAGCTGGTCCAGGAGGGCAAGGTGCGGCACCTCGGGCTGAGCGAGGTCACCGGCGCGGAGCTGCGCGCCGCGCACGCGGTGCACCCGATCGCGGCGGTGCAGTCGGAGTGGTCGGTCTTCAGCCGGGACGTGGAGCGGACGGCGGTGCCCGCGGCGCGGGAGCTGGGCGTCGCCTTCGTGCCGTACTCGCCGCTCGGCCGGGGCTTCCTCACCGGGTCCTTCGTCAACGCCGAGGAGGACCTGACCGCCGACGACTTCCGCCGGACGATGCCGCGCTTCACCGGCGGCAACGGCGCGAAGAACGCCGAACTGCTCGCGCCGCTGCGGCAGGTCGCCGAGGCGCACGGGGCGACGCCGGCGCAGATCGCGCTCGCGTGGGTGCACGGGCAGGCGGCGCTGCGCGGGATGACGGTGGTGCCGATCCCGGGGACGCGGAAGCCGTCGCGGGTGGAGGAGAACGCCGCGGCGACGGTGATCGAGCTGACGGAGGCGGAGCGGGCGCTGCTGGAGCCGCTGGCCGGACAGGTCGCGGGGCCGCGGTACGCGGACGTCGGCTTCACGTCGGCGGGCAGGGAGTAGGGCTGAGACGACGCCGGCCGGTCCCATACCTCGT from Streptomyces sp. CMB-StM0423 includes the following:
- a CDS encoding class I SAM-dependent methyltransferase, giving the protein METTPDLWHHYGRVRAERDRAVPDTFRWTWSGDGGPGAEILGEVTGLRAGDLGAGPARQAAYLASRHRPARVDAIDASPAQHALASSLYAYLAPRLRLVHADAATHLRRTPDTYDVLYSVFGAVDFTDPRALLPAAATALRPGGRLVFSTLARYANGAAAQADVVRADIPARTPAGEATTMHRWVLQPCVWTDLLTRAGFAHTTTRQEARTLLMTGMLSAGVS
- a CDS encoding serine hydrolase domain-containing protein; the encoded protein is MDSLLVIESWPVGTAAAAAVRADGSIAGAHGPADHRFYLASVTKPLVAYAVLVAVEEGAIELDEPAGPEGSTVRHLLAHTSGLGFDEHRVMAAPGTRRLYSNAGFEVLGDHLAKATDIPLAEYVRDAVFVPLGMTATTLDGSPAKDATSTVADLARFAGELLVPRLVSDETHAEATSVCFPGLKGVLPGYGHMNPNDWGLGFEIRNGKSPHWTGASSSPGTYGHFGQSGTFLWVDPEAPTAAGHGAACVALADKGFGDWATEAWPPFTDGVLAELAAGK
- a CDS encoding MerR family transcriptional regulator: MSLTTAARVRPEGQEHFSISEVVSFTGLSAHTLRWYERIGLLNDVHRSHTGQRLYTNDDLDWLDFVRKLRLTGMPVADMVRYAELVRAGDQTMTERTQLFREHREVVKQQIADLQTTLAVLDFKIEFYEGVASGCTP
- a CDS encoding aldo/keto reductase encodes the protein MHSMNTPVATVPLGTDGPRVGVQGLGCMGMSFAYGPTDADAARATLDRALELGITLYDTADMYADGENEKFIAPFIRANRDAVTLASKFSLSTDPEDPQKRVIRNDRPYLRSCIEGSLRRLGVETIDLYYMHRRDLRVPIEDTVGFMAELVQEGKVRHLGLSEVTGAELRAAHAVHPIAAVQSEWSVFSRDVERTAVPAARELGVAFVPYSPLGRGFLTGSFVNAEEDLTADDFRRTMPRFTGGNGAKNAELLAPLRQVAEAHGATPAQIALAWVHGQAALRGMTVVPIPGTRKPSRVEENAAATVIELTEAERALLEPLAGQVAGPRYADVGFTSAGRE